A genome region from Neptunomonas japonica JAMM 1380 includes the following:
- a CDS encoding DNA-3-methyladenine glycosylase I yields the protein MCQRCHWATNQTLLEQDYHDKEWGMPQTDDNVLFEFLVLEAAQAGLSWRTVLEKREGYRHHYRNFDPLAVAAFGDAEQQIMLADPAIIRNKLKVASSISNAREFLRLQKEHGSFARYLWRFVDNKPIQNSWKDHTEVPAETDISIQLSKALKKEGMRFVGPTIMYAYMQAVGMVNDHEVSCCRYQACCDAGAAFSLT from the coding sequence ATGTGTCAGCGATGTCATTGGGCAACCAATCAGACTTTGTTAGAGCAGGATTATCACGATAAAGAGTGGGGAATGCCGCAAACAGACGATAACGTACTGTTTGAGTTTCTTGTATTAGAAGCCGCTCAGGCAGGTTTGAGCTGGCGCACTGTCTTGGAAAAGAGAGAAGGTTATCGTCATCATTACCGCAATTTTGATCCGCTGGCCGTTGCGGCATTTGGCGACGCTGAGCAGCAAATAATGCTGGCTGATCCGGCCATTATTCGTAACAAGCTTAAAGTGGCATCATCCATCTCAAATGCGCGTGAGTTTTTACGCTTGCAGAAGGAGCATGGTAGCTTTGCGCGTTACTTGTGGCGCTTTGTAGATAATAAACCGATACAAAATAGCTGGAAAGACCACACCGAAGTACCAGCCGAAACGGATATCTCAATACAGCTTTCTAAAGCGCTCAAAAAAGAGGGGATGCGCTTTGTAGGTCCAACAATTATGTACGCTTATATGCAAGCCGTCGGCATGGTGAATGATCATGAAGTGAGCTGCTGCCGGTATCAGGCATGTTGTGATGCAGGTGCTGCCTTTTCTTTAACCTAA
- the pqqB gene encoding pyrroloquinoline quinone biosynthesis protein PqqB, giving the protein MKIQVLGSAAGGGFPQWNCNCRNCKGFRDGTLNAKARTQSSIAVSIDGVEWILFNTSPDIREQLAAFAPMQPARTIRDTGIAAIVYMDSQIDHTTGLLMLREGCPHQVWCTDMVYQDLTSGFPVFSMLKHWNGGIERHTIPVSSDSNVEGSSFVVPQVPQLKLTAIPLRSSAPPYSPHRNDPHPGDNIGILIEDTRSGKTLFYAPGLGKIEPHLNPLMSNADCLLMDGTLWREDEMITAGVGDKLGVTMGHLPQSGKGGMIEYLDTLTKPRKILIHINNTNPILDEDSAERKEVIAHGIEISYDGMSIEL; this is encoded by the coding sequence ATGAAAATACAGGTGTTAGGTTCTGCCGCCGGTGGCGGTTTCCCGCAATGGAACTGTAATTGTCGTAACTGTAAGGGATTTCGTGATGGCACCTTAAATGCCAAAGCACGCACACAATCTTCTATTGCGGTGAGTATTGATGGTGTTGAGTGGATTTTGTTCAATACCTCGCCCGATATTCGCGAACAATTAGCCGCGTTTGCTCCCATGCAACCCGCCAGAACTATCCGCGATACGGGTATTGCCGCTATTGTCTATATGGACAGTCAGATAGACCACACCACGGGCTTGTTGATGCTACGTGAAGGTTGTCCGCATCAGGTGTGGTGTACCGATATGGTGTATCAGGATCTGACATCAGGCTTTCCGGTGTTCTCTATGTTGAAACACTGGAATGGTGGCATTGAGCGCCACACTATTCCTGTTAGTAGCGATAGCAATGTAGAGGGTAGTAGTTTTGTGGTGCCTCAAGTTCCGCAGCTAAAGCTAACGGCTATTCCTTTGCGTAGCAGTGCACCACCATATTCGCCACACCGAAATGATCCTCACCCTGGGGATAACATTGGTATTCTCATAGAAGATACACGCAGCGGAAAAACCCTGTTCTATGCACCGGGTTTAGGAAAAATAGAACCTCATTTGAACCCTCTTATGTCTAATGCTGACTGTTTACTTATGGACGGCACCTTGTGGCGTGAAGACGAGATGATAACAGCCGGTGTTGGCGATAAGTTAGGTGTCACCATGGGGCATTTACCGCAATCCGGAAAGGGTGGCATGATTGAGTATCTAGATACGCTTACTAAGCCGCGCAAGATACTTATCCACATCAATAATACTAACCCGATTCTGGATGAAGACTCTGCCGAGCGCAAAGAAGTGATAGCGCACGGTATTGAGATCTCATATGACGGGATGAGTATAGAATTGTAG
- the znuC gene encoding zinc ABC transporter ATP-binding protein ZnuC: MSHPVDLIRLDNINVEFGHSHVLQDVNLTLHKDCITTLIGPNGAGKTTLVRIVLGLIKPTSGQVWLQPNLRVGYMPQKLHIDRTFPLTVKRFLQTARVKELSKMHGALKDVSAEHLLEHSMHDLSGGETQRVMLARALLREPELLVLDEPVQGVDINGQVELYNLITSIRKQRGCGVLMISHDLHLVMSSTDHVICLNHHVCCSGRPEHVSTDPSFIDLFGKQGAESLALYSHHHNHNHDTHGDVIADHPHPNEHSATAHSECNH, translated from the coding sequence ATGAGTCACCCCGTCGATTTAATTAGGCTCGATAATATTAATGTTGAGTTTGGGCATAGCCATGTACTGCAAGATGTTAACCTGACGCTACATAAAGACTGTATAACCACACTGATAGGGCCAAACGGTGCAGGCAAGACCACACTTGTTCGTATTGTTTTAGGCTTGATCAAACCAACGAGCGGGCAGGTCTGGTTGCAACCTAATTTACGTGTGGGTTATATGCCGCAAAAGTTACACATTGACCGCACATTTCCATTAACGGTTAAGCGTTTTTTACAAACCGCACGCGTAAAAGAGCTATCGAAAATGCATGGCGCGCTTAAAGATGTGAGTGCCGAGCACCTTCTAGAACACTCCATGCATGACCTTTCGGGCGGCGAAACACAGCGTGTTATGCTAGCACGAGCACTATTGCGCGAACCGGAGTTATTAGTATTGGATGAGCCGGTTCAAGGCGTTGATATTAATGGTCAGGTTGAGCTTTACAATCTAATCACGAGCATCCGTAAACAACGTGGCTGTGGTGTTTTAATGATCTCTCATGACTTACATCTGGTGATGTCTTCTACTGATCATGTGATATGCCTTAATCACCATGTCTGCTGTTCTGGACGTCCAGAACATGTCAGTACAGATCCATCCTTTATTGATTTATTTGGCAAACAAGGCGCTGAAAGTCTAGCTCTCTATAGCCACCATCATAATCACAACCACGATACCCACGGTGATGTTATTGCGGACCACCCTCATCCCAATGAACATAGCGCAACAGCACATAGCGAGTGTAATCACTAA
- a CDS encoding MATE family efflux transporter, with product MFKTLPTYWPTQRDHKEVWSIAWPMILSNITVPLVGLVDTAVIGHLPESQHLAAVAIGSMIFSIVYWAFGFLRMGTTGLTAQAVGADDDTTNRTLLAQSLVMATFIGICIILLQGPIIQLALHWIAAEPLVTEEALNYASIRIYGAPAVLCNFALLGWFVGNQNTKIPLLLLTVTNLLNMVMDIIAVYGLGMFADGVALATVIAEYGSLLLGLYLCRRVLKPMGGQLLRSSLTQIKHYTELFKVNRYLFVRTLAILFSLAFFTAQGARQGTDILSANAVLLNFLLLISNGLDGFAHATEALVGKRTGRQDIKGFYRTITTAAIWSLIAALLFTLFFWLFGGTIIRLLTSLENVQQQAMIYLPWLIVLPIISVWSFLLDGIFIGATQVKAMQNTMLFSVFCVFLPIWWLLRPLENHGLWIAFLTLFFARGVSGGWVFWRLSHHQQWQIKRK from the coding sequence ATGTTTAAGACACTTCCAACCTATTGGCCAACTCAACGCGACCATAAAGAGGTTTGGTCAATCGCATGGCCAATGATTCTTTCCAATATTACCGTTCCGCTGGTCGGCTTAGTCGATACAGCAGTTATCGGTCATCTACCCGAAAGCCAGCATCTAGCAGCAGTAGCCATTGGCAGCATGATTTTCTCGATTGTCTATTGGGCATTTGGCTTCTTGCGCATGGGTACTACCGGCTTAACCGCTCAAGCTGTTGGGGCAGACGACGACACCACCAATCGCACTTTATTGGCACAATCGCTGGTGATGGCAACCTTCATTGGTATCTGCATTATTTTGCTGCAAGGTCCCATTATTCAGTTAGCGTTACACTGGATTGCTGCCGAACCACTGGTAACAGAGGAAGCGCTTAACTACGCGTCTATACGCATCTACGGAGCACCCGCAGTGCTGTGTAATTTTGCATTACTCGGCTGGTTTGTGGGTAATCAAAATACCAAAATCCCTCTGCTGTTATTAACAGTAACCAACCTACTAAACATGGTGATGGATATTATTGCGGTCTACGGACTTGGCATGTTTGCAGACGGCGTAGCTTTAGCAACGGTCATTGCAGAATATGGCAGTTTACTACTGGGTTTATATCTTTGCAGGCGCGTCTTAAAACCAATGGGAGGCCAGTTATTAAGGAGCTCCCTAACACAAATTAAACACTACACTGAGCTATTCAAAGTCAACCGCTATCTCTTTGTACGAACGCTCGCTATTCTCTTTTCACTGGCTTTTTTTACCGCTCAAGGCGCCCGCCAAGGTACTGATATTCTCTCAGCTAATGCAGTCTTACTGAATTTCCTATTATTAATATCAAATGGGCTCGATGGCTTTGCACATGCGACAGAAGCCTTAGTAGGAAAGCGCACCGGACGACAAGACATAAAAGGCTTCTATCGCACCATTACCACGGCCGCGATCTGGTCACTCATAGCTGCCCTTCTATTTACACTATTTTTCTGGCTGTTCGGTGGAACAATCATCCGCTTACTCACATCACTTGAGAACGTGCAGCAACAAGCAATGATTTACCTGCCCTGGCTTATTGTTTTACCCATTATCAGTGTATGGAGCTTCTTACTGGACGGTATTTTTATTGGGGCGACACAAGTTAAAGCGATGCAAAACACCATGTTATTTTCAGTGTTTTGCGTATTTCTGCCTATTTGGTGGTTACTTCGTCCATTAGAAAATCACGGTTTATGGATCGCATTTCTAACGTTATTTTTCGCGCGCGGAGTCAGTGGTGGTTGGGTGTTCTGGCGTTTATCTCACCACCAACAGTGGCAAATTAAACGCAAATAA
- the znuB gene encoding zinc ABC transporter permease subunit ZnuB, translating into MTYDFLIYAIIGGLGVAAVAGPLGAFVVWRRMAYFGDSLAHSALLGVALGILLDISLNLAVIACCVLLALILVSLQKQRLIATDTLLGIMAHSTLSLGLVAISFIDGARLDLMDYLFGDLLAIAPADLAWILVGGAAVLLTIRIFWEPLLAITINEELAQVEGIHVSRTRLILMVLIAVVIAVSMKIVGILLITSLLVIPAAAARRLSSTPEQMAVYASMLGCVAVLIGIWGSWTWDTPAGPSVVVAALFEFMVIYLMPSRHSANT; encoded by the coding sequence ATGACTTATGATTTTTTAATTTACGCCATTATTGGCGGTCTTGGTGTCGCCGCTGTTGCAGGCCCACTAGGCGCCTTTGTTGTGTGGCGTCGCATGGCCTATTTTGGCGACAGTTTGGCGCATTCGGCTCTTTTAGGTGTAGCGCTAGGGATTTTGCTCGACATTAGTCTCAACCTTGCCGTTATTGCCTGCTGCGTTCTCTTAGCACTCATATTGGTTTCCCTTCAAAAACAGCGGCTAATCGCGACCGATACCCTGCTTGGGATCATGGCCCACAGTACCCTTTCATTAGGCTTGGTCGCTATCTCTTTTATAGATGGTGCTCGGTTGGATTTGATGGACTATCTATTTGGCGACCTACTCGCTATAGCCCCGGCTGACCTTGCATGGATTCTAGTAGGTGGTGCCGCTGTCTTGCTTACCATCCGCATCTTCTGGGAGCCATTACTTGCCATAACAATCAACGAAGAGCTAGCGCAGGTTGAAGGCATCCATGTTAGCCGCACTCGTCTTATTTTGATGGTGCTTATTGCTGTTGTAATTGCCGTATCAATGAAGATCGTTGGTATCTTGCTCATTACATCTTTATTAGTAATCCCTGCTGCGGCCGCTAGGCGCCTCTCTAGCACGCCAGAACAGATGGCTGTTTACGCATCAATGCTGGGCTGTGTAGCGGTATTAATCGGTATCTGGGGTTCATGGACATGGGATACACCAGCAGGCCCATCGGTTGTGGTAGCTGCTTTGTTTGAATTCATGGTTATTTACCTGATGCCATCTAGGCACTCAGCAAATACCTGA
- the prlC gene encoding oligopeptidase A — protein sequence MSNPLLESTLLPPFSLIKPADISPAVDQLLQQGREQIAKLNTDVSSADWDKVIAPLDSINDALSQAWSPVSHLNSVLNSDELREAYNENLPKLSVYWTEMGQNEDLFNAYQRVAELSSNLDAAQKTVIAHNLRDFRLSGIDLPVDKKQRYADISQRLSELSTKFSENVMDATQGWEKLIADPALLKGMPEMSLAAAKQAAEEKGKEGYLLTLEFPSYFPVITHCDDQALRREVYEAFATRASDQGPNAGQWDNSEVMTEILTLRQEMSALLGFDSYAHYSLATKMADTPEQVLQFLYDLADKSVDVARQEYKELCAFAKDEFGAESVESWDVSYYSEKLKQARYSLSQEMLRPYFPFPKVLEGMFEVAGRLFNIEIEEVSEVDSWHSDARLFVVKRNAETIARFYLDPYARANKRGGAWMDVCRTRRRLEDGSLQLPTAYLVCNFNGPVGDDPALLTHNEVTTLFHEFGHGLHHMLTQMEYADVSGINGVAWDAVELPSQFMENWCWEPEALEIISGHYQTGETLPAELLDKMLAAKNFQSALMMVRQLEFSIFDFKLHHEFEAGKTDIRSLLQGVRQQVAAITPPEFNRFQHSFSHIFGGGYAAGYYSYKWAEVLSADAFSMFEEQGVFNPEAGQRFRETVLEQGGSKEPMELFVAFRGREPKVDALLRHSGINV from the coding sequence ATGAGCAACCCGTTATTGGAATCTACCCTGTTACCTCCTTTTAGCCTGATCAAACCGGCTGATATATCCCCAGCGGTTGATCAACTGTTACAACAAGGGCGTGAGCAAATTGCTAAATTAAATACTGACGTGAGCAGTGCAGACTGGGATAAAGTCATTGCGCCGTTAGATAGTATTAATGATGCGCTAAGTCAGGCGTGGTCACCGGTATCACACCTAAATAGCGTGTTGAACAGTGATGAACTGCGTGAGGCTTATAACGAGAATTTACCTAAGCTATCTGTCTATTGGACGGAGATGGGTCAAAATGAAGACTTATTCAATGCTTATCAGCGCGTTGCTGAACTGTCCTCAAACTTAGATGCGGCTCAGAAAACAGTCATAGCACATAACCTACGTGATTTTCGTTTATCAGGTATTGATCTGCCTGTGGATAAAAAACAGCGCTATGCTGATATTAGCCAACGCTTGTCTGAGTTGAGTACAAAGTTCTCTGAAAATGTGATGGATGCTACGCAAGGCTGGGAAAAGCTAATCGCTGATCCAGCATTGTTAAAAGGTATGCCAGAAATGTCGCTAGCGGCAGCAAAACAGGCCGCCGAAGAAAAAGGTAAAGAAGGCTACTTGCTCACGCTTGAATTCCCTTCTTACTTTCCGGTGATTACGCATTGTGATGACCAAGCATTACGCCGTGAAGTGTATGAAGCCTTTGCCACACGTGCTTCAGACCAAGGGCCAAATGCAGGCCAGTGGGATAACTCAGAGGTGATGACTGAAATCCTGACATTGCGCCAAGAGATGTCCGCGCTGTTGGGTTTTGATAGTTATGCTCATTACTCGCTAGCCACTAAGATGGCAGATACACCAGAGCAAGTGTTGCAGTTCTTATATGACCTTGCTGATAAAAGTGTGGATGTGGCTCGCCAGGAATACAAAGAACTCTGTGCGTTTGCCAAAGATGAGTTTGGCGCAGAGAGCGTTGAGTCGTGGGATGTGTCTTACTATTCTGAAAAGCTCAAACAAGCGCGCTATTCGTTATCGCAAGAAATGTTACGTCCTTACTTCCCATTTCCTAAAGTGCTAGAAGGAATGTTTGAAGTAGCAGGGCGCTTATTTAACATTGAAATTGAAGAAGTCTCCGAGGTTGATAGCTGGCATAGTGATGCACGTTTGTTTGTTGTTAAGCGCAACGCAGAAACCATCGCACGCTTTTATTTAGATCCTTATGCACGTGCTAATAAGCGTGGCGGAGCATGGATGGATGTGTGCCGTACCCGCCGACGTTTAGAAGATGGCTCGTTACAGCTGCCAACAGCTTACCTTGTGTGTAACTTTAACGGCCCGGTAGGTGATGATCCTGCGTTATTAACACATAACGAGGTGACTACCTTGTTCCATGAGTTTGGCCATGGTTTACATCACATGCTAACGCAAATGGAGTACGCTGATGTTAGTGGTATTAATGGCGTTGCCTGGGATGCTGTAGAGTTGCCGAGCCAGTTTATGGAAAACTGGTGTTGGGAGCCTGAAGCGCTAGAGATTATTTCTGGACACTACCAAACTGGCGAAACACTGCCTGCTGAGCTGCTAGATAAGATGCTAGCCGCTAAAAACTTCCAGTCTGCATTGATGATGGTTCGCCAGTTAGAGTTTTCTATTTTTGATTTTAAACTGCATCATGAGTTTGAAGCCGGTAAAACGGATATTCGCTCATTACTACAGGGTGTTCGCCAGCAAGTAGCTGCAATTACCCCGCCTGAGTTTAATCGTTTTCAACATAGTTTCAGCCATATATTTGGTGGCGGTTATGCGGCGGGCTACTATAGCTACAAATGGGCAGAAGTACTGTCTGCTGATGCCTTTTCTATGTTTGAAGAGCAGGGTGTGTTTAACCCAGAAGCAGGGCAGCGTTTCCGTGAAACCGTACTAGAACAAGGTGGCTCAAAAGAACCTATGGAGCTGTTTGTTGCTTTTCGTGGTCGTGAGCCCAAAGTTGATGCCTTGTTAAGACATTCCGGTATTAATGTTTAG
- the pqqA gene encoding pyrroloquinoline quinone precursor peptide PqqA, with amino-acid sequence MWTKPAYQDLRIGFEVTMYFANR; translated from the coding sequence ATGTGGACCAAACCAGCTTATCAAGATCTGCGTATCGGCTTCGAAGTAACAATGTACTTCGCAAACCGCTAA
- a CDS encoding YheV family putative zinc ribbon protein, with translation MSVIKRFVAGAVCPRCGEMDTIRVYRNEIREYRECVKCDYVDGQNLDGSPEEAELETRVNKQQPKQAEPKPDPNPAAQPLMFVPNPGQKKKE, from the coding sequence ATGTCGGTTATTAAACGTTTTGTAGCGGGGGCTGTGTGCCCTCGTTGTGGTGAGATGGATACTATTCGTGTTTATCGCAATGAGATTCGCGAATACCGTGAGTGCGTTAAGTGTGATTACGTAGATGGGCAAAACCTAGATGGCTCACCTGAGGAAGCAGAGCTAGAAACACGCGTAAATAAGCAGCAGCCTAAGCAGGCAGAGCCTAAACCTGATCCTAACCCAGCAGCTCAACCGTTGATGTTTGTACCCAACCCGGGTCAAAAGAAAAAAGAGTAA
- the znuA gene encoding zinc ABC transporter substrate-binding protein ZnuA produces the protein MHLQRLLSSLLLTLFIPVAGAAELKVLTSITPVQLIASEVLAGVSQPEVLLPPGASPHQYSLRPSDVRKVKQADLIFWIGPELERFLEKTLSKTDATVLSFLEEEEGHQHEGEAAHEDEHESPHHDSDENLLESSQEHDEHDHGGIDPHLWLDPVHALEMAEIIRDAAIKVAPNKQALLEQNYAEFAAALLEKDQLIMSQLAPFSDRGFVVFHDAYSRFVKHYNLKQLGAVTINPSRKAGAKHLSELREAVIQSKAVCIFSEPQFSGSILKTIASGTSVRTAELDPLGQKIKPEKGAYLAFLTDFAQVFEECLQD, from the coding sequence ATGCACCTACAAAGATTATTATCGTCATTATTACTTACTTTATTTATACCTGTTGCAGGGGCCGCAGAGTTAAAAGTTCTCACGAGTATCACGCCTGTACAGCTCATAGCGAGTGAAGTCCTAGCTGGTGTATCACAGCCCGAGGTGCTATTGCCCCCGGGTGCCTCACCGCATCAATACTCGTTACGCCCTTCGGATGTACGCAAAGTGAAACAAGCGGATCTGATTTTTTGGATTGGGCCTGAGTTGGAGCGTTTTTTAGAAAAAACGCTCAGTAAAACAGATGCGACAGTCTTGTCTTTTCTAGAAGAGGAGGAAGGGCATCAACACGAAGGTGAAGCGGCTCATGAAGATGAGCATGAGTCACCGCATCACGATAGCGATGAAAACCTTTTAGAAAGCAGCCAGGAACATGACGAGCATGACCACGGAGGTATTGACCCTCATCTTTGGCTTGACCCTGTGCATGCATTAGAAATGGCCGAAATAATTCGTGATGCAGCGATCAAAGTCGCTCCAAACAAGCAAGCGTTACTCGAACAAAACTATGCAGAATTTGCAGCCGCTTTATTAGAAAAAGACCAACTAATAATGTCTCAGCTGGCTCCTTTCAGTGATCGGGGTTTTGTTGTATTTCACGATGCATACAGCCGCTTTGTTAAGCATTACAACCTGAAACAACTAGGTGCGGTGACTATTAACCCGTCACGTAAAGCCGGGGCAAAGCACTTAAGCGAGTTACGTGAGGCGGTCATTCAAAGTAAAGCAGTCTGTATTTTTAGTGAGCCGCAATTTAGTGGGTCTATACTGAAAACAATTGCTTCTGGGACGAGTGTTCGTACTGCAGAGCTAGACCCTCTGGGGCAAAAAATAAAGCCTGAAAAAGGTGCGTATCTGGCATTTCTTACTGATTTTGCACAGGTCTTTGAGGAGTGTTTACAGGATTAA
- a CDS encoding HAD family hydrolase — MLKALFLDMDETLCDTPGANEKAKLLMAQALQTQHGNKFNGQGFADAYVTGIYREWSSAQRSRYMPIIEQQSEEAFRVQLIRDLMAEYGVNDLSDESIQSLQNKFDQDRIDAFDFYPGIKEWLAQARKIFTLVVITNGPAFSQIPKVEQVNMIEHVDHLIIGGQEPEEKPFPSIFEKALRLANCEAHEAIHVGDSLASDIAGANNSGITSVWIQHQRPLDAELGINPSHTIVHPSEIPALVNKLHQQ, encoded by the coding sequence ATGCTAAAAGCCCTCTTCCTCGATATGGATGAAACCCTCTGCGATACACCTGGCGCTAATGAGAAGGCCAAGTTATTAATGGCACAGGCATTACAAACACAGCATGGCAACAAATTTAATGGACAGGGGTTTGCCGACGCCTATGTAACAGGCATTTACCGTGAATGGAGCAGCGCACAACGATCGCGCTATATGCCGATTATTGAACAACAAAGTGAAGAGGCTTTTCGCGTACAACTCATTCGCGACCTGATGGCCGAGTACGGCGTGAATGACCTGAGCGACGAATCAATTCAAAGCCTGCAGAACAAATTTGATCAGGACCGTATCGACGCCTTTGATTTTTATCCCGGCATTAAAGAATGGCTAGCCCAGGCGCGTAAGATTTTCACACTGGTCGTGATCACCAACGGGCCAGCGTTTTCACAGATCCCCAAGGTCGAGCAAGTGAATATGATCGAACATGTGGATCATCTGATTATCGGCGGCCAGGAGCCAGAGGAAAAACCCTTCCCCTCCATCTTTGAAAAAGCCCTTAGACTCGCCAACTGCGAGGCCCATGAAGCTATCCATGTAGGCGATAGTCTGGCATCAGATATTGCTGGCGCTAACAACAGCGGTATCACTTCGGTGTGGATTCAACACCAGCGCCCACTGGATGCAGAACTGGGTATCAACCCAAGCCATACGATCGTACATCCCTCTGAAATACCCGCACTGGTCAACAAGTTACATCAGCAGTAA
- a CDS encoding Fur family transcriptional regulator, whose amino-acid sequence MNNSDIAFQPEHDHSRCITQALKDAAELCSSRQQRLTPVRELVLQLIWQSHKPLGAYDILPALAKAGFNSAPPTVYRALDFLQEQGLVHRIASLNAFIGCSHPEHQCNNTFLICTRCHSAVELESASVSKAIKASAKAVGFNVESEMLEVAGICPNCQQEDNTP is encoded by the coding sequence ATGAATAACTCAGACATTGCTTTCCAACCAGAACATGACCATAGCCGCTGCATTACACAGGCGTTAAAAGACGCAGCGGAACTTTGCTCTAGCCGTCAACAGCGCTTAACGCCTGTTCGAGAACTGGTACTACAACTCATTTGGCAAAGCCATAAGCCACTGGGGGCTTATGATATTTTACCGGCGTTAGCTAAAGCAGGTTTTAACTCTGCGCCTCCTACTGTTTATCGAGCACTAGACTTTCTTCAAGAGCAAGGTTTAGTCCACCGCATTGCTTCTCTCAACGCTTTTATTGGCTGTAGCCACCCAGAACACCAGTGCAACAATACCTTTTTGATTTGCACTCGCTGCCACAGCGCTGTTGAACTCGAATCTGCTAGCGTCTCTAAAGCCATTAAGGCTTCTGCCAAAGCTGTTGGATTTAACGTAGAAAGCGAAATGTTAGAAGTCGCAGGTATATGCCCAAACTGCCAACAGGAAGACAACACTCCATGA
- the pqqD gene encoding pyrroloquinoline quinone biosynthesis peptide chaperone PqqD — translation MMSMEMIPALESMFRFQWEEAQQCYVLLYPEGMVKLNGPAGEILSLVDGKRNLVDIIDLLVNKYPQAEDLDKDVVAFIDDALEQNWIRGVV, via the coding sequence ATGATGAGTATGGAGATGATCCCCGCATTGGAAAGTATGTTTCGTTTTCAGTGGGAAGAAGCCCAGCAGTGCTATGTGTTGCTCTATCCAGAGGGGATGGTGAAGCTAAATGGCCCGGCTGGTGAGATTTTGTCATTAGTCGATGGGAAGCGTAACTTAGTCGATATCATTGATCTGCTTGTTAATAAATATCCGCAGGCTGAAGATCTTGATAAAGATGTAGTGGCGTTTATTGATGACGCCCTAGAGCAAAATTGGATTAGAGGTGTGGTATGA
- the pqqC gene encoding pyrroloquinoline-quinone synthase PqqC codes for MSHQADKIETLPMTRKEFEIALRAKGNFYHTQHPYQIAMYEGRCTPEQIKGWVANRFYYQISIPVKDAAIMANCPDRDARRQWVQRILDHDGYEGAEGGIEAWLRLGESVGLTREEILSEEHVLPGVRFAVDAYINFARRANWKEAASSSLTELFAPTIHQNRLDTWPTHYPWIKAEGYQYFRNRLTEARRDVEHGLTITLDHYTTREQQDRMLEILQFKLDILWSMLDSMTMAYELNRPPYHTVTDQRVYHRGLSV; via the coding sequence ATGAGCCATCAAGCAGATAAAATAGAAACATTGCCTATGACACGTAAAGAGTTTGAAATTGCTTTACGTGCTAAGGGGAATTTTTATCATACGCAGCATCCATACCAAATAGCGATGTATGAAGGGCGTTGTACGCCAGAACAAATTAAGGGCTGGGTAGCGAACCGTTTCTATTACCAAATCAGTATTCCGGTAAAAGATGCAGCGATTATGGCCAATTGCCCAGACCGTGATGCACGCCGCCAATGGGTGCAACGGATTTTGGATCATGATGGTTATGAAGGTGCTGAGGGCGGTATTGAAGCATGGTTGCGTTTAGGTGAGTCTGTCGGTTTAACGCGTGAAGAGATACTTTCTGAAGAGCACGTATTACCCGGTGTTCGCTTTGCCGTTGATGCATACATTAACTTTGCTCGCCGGGCTAATTGGAAAGAAGCTGCTAGCTCCTCATTAACGGAGCTATTTGCTCCCACGATTCACCAAAACCGCTTAGATACTTGGCCGACACACTATCCGTGGATAAAAGCGGAGGGTTATCAGTACTTTCGTAACCGTTTAACGGAAGCTCGCCGTGATGTTGAGCATGGATTAACCATTACATTGGATCACTACACAACGCGTGAACAACAAGATCGGATGCTAGAGATACTGCAGTTCAAACTTGACATTCTCTGGAGCATGTTAGATTCGATGACCATGGCCTACGAATTAAACCGGCCACCGTACCATACCGTCACGGATCAACGCGTTTACCATCGAGGGCTGTCTGTATGA